A window of the Cystobacter fuscus genome harbors these coding sequences:
- a CDS encoding type I restriction enzyme HsdR N-terminal domain-containing protein yields MNIPLQDFDFSVLNDPEFKEDSVREEIIAPLLRALGYRSTGNARIVRSRRLDHPYVQFGVTKKPVTIIPDYLMVVNERPRWILDAKAPTETVDDPAHIAQAYSYAIHHDVRTSWFAICNGHDLVVYSVGELKPVLRVRLRELKEHWQEVLRLLFPPAMTHDPTHPFAKDFGIHLMRLGVPETMNLVFPLVPVRCVARIGQDQYSGFGMNLKYEEGEYLPTFDFSMSQFEKLVSILPSAMAQGITARLLNESPAVVWLSEPFPSVTITAHRTTKIIENEREMYLPLEVTSFDLIKREHQ; encoded by the coding sequence ATGAACATCCCGCTTCAAGACTTCGATTTCTCTGTGCTGAACGATCCCGAATTCAAGGAGGATTCAGTTCGAGAAGAGATAATCGCACCTCTTTTGAGGGCGCTCGGTTATCGCTCGACTGGAAACGCCCGGATCGTTCGCAGTCGCAGGCTTGACCACCCATACGTTCAGTTCGGTGTCACCAAGAAACCGGTCACCATCATTCCGGACTATTTGATGGTGGTGAACGAGCGGCCCCGCTGGATTCTGGACGCGAAGGCTCCAACCGAGACGGTAGACGACCCAGCGCACATTGCCCAAGCGTACAGCTACGCGATCCACCATGATGTGAGAACAAGCTGGTTCGCGATCTGCAACGGTCATGATCTCGTGGTCTACAGTGTGGGCGAACTTAAGCCGGTGCTACGGGTCCGACTTCGTGAACTCAAGGAACATTGGCAGGAAGTACTTCGTCTACTGTTCCCGCCAGCGATGACTCACGATCCAACACACCCTTTCGCCAAGGACTTTGGAATCCACCTAATGCGTCTCGGTGTCCCAGAAACGATGAACCTGGTCTTCCCATTGGTACCCGTCCGCTGTGTAGCTCGGATAGGGCAGGACCAGTACAGCGGGTTCGGAATGAACCTCAAGTATGAAGAAGGTGAGTATCTACCCACCTTTGATTTTAGCATGTCGCAGTTTGAGAAGCTCGTTTCGATCCTGCCTTCCGCGATGGCGCAGGGAATCACTGCACGCCTTCTGAATGAATCACCAGCGGTCGTTTGGCTTTCTGAGCCTTTCCCAAGCGTGACCATTACCGCGCATCGAACAACGAAGATTATAGAGAATGAACGTGAGATGTACTTGCCATTGGAGGTCACCTCGTTTGACCTGATCAAGCGAGAGCATCAGTGA
- a CDS encoding sensor histidine kinase: MARLTHTGAVHGEYPDPYILFQSVRGETGVLLDFEWTAFNPAAEPWVPGPSRALSAWQGVAGLPEPEVLGAVVEGGAPLCFELHVRRGGEERWFQARAVKQGDGFALWLSDRTEAHERERVLREALERAREALEQERKAREREAYLSLALETAHMVTWEWSEARGSFSLSANAEDFFGAPPEGLGNTVEWLLGRARPEERVRIAEAFARMRSTEGAHAFQFQGQWPDGTVHTYEVVGQSFHEEGLPLRVLGVAMDITERLRSQEAVRAAEERYRLAALATNDVLWEWLPSTGHIYWSEACHRMLGYDPQEMGDETWWAEQIHPMDRERVVGSLHRLVAEGGESWTAEYRFRSKDGTYVDVLDRGRAARDGRGGVARMIGSMMDITERKRALERMAEEARFRERFIGILGHDLRSPLHAIALSARELGRRGLPVLHQRLLQRIETSAARMGNMISDILDLTRARLAGRIPLHLSATSLPQVCQQVLEEMTAVHPERSLLLDIEGACEGVWDFERLAQVVSNLVGNALEHTPLDTPVRVRCREEGAGWRVLEISNRGTPIPSHLLDTLFDPFRQAGPARTGRGSGLGLGLYIVRQLVLAHQGTVSVQSTAEDGTTFTVRLPRDSQDTPAAAPEALQGMGATSFQRRSQEYPTE; this comes from the coding sequence ATGGCCAGGCTCACTCACACCGGAGCCGTACACGGGGAGTATCCCGACCCGTACATCCTGTTCCAGTCGGTGCGTGGCGAGACGGGCGTGCTGCTCGACTTCGAGTGGACGGCGTTCAATCCGGCGGCCGAGCCGTGGGTGCCGGGCCCGTCGCGCGCGCTATCGGCGTGGCAGGGGGTGGCGGGCCTGCCGGAGCCGGAGGTGCTCGGCGCGGTGGTGGAGGGCGGCGCGCCGCTCTGCTTCGAGTTGCACGTGCGGCGGGGAGGCGAGGAGCGCTGGTTCCAGGCCCGGGCGGTGAAGCAGGGGGACGGGTTCGCGCTGTGGCTGTCCGACCGGACCGAGGCGCACGAGCGGGAGCGCGTGTTGCGCGAGGCGCTGGAGCGGGCGCGCGAGGCGCTGGAGCAGGAGCGCAAGGCGCGCGAGCGCGAGGCGTACCTGTCGCTGGCGCTGGAGACGGCGCACATGGTGACGTGGGAGTGGTCGGAGGCGCGGGGGAGCTTCTCGTTGTCCGCCAACGCCGAGGACTTCTTCGGGGCGCCGCCGGAGGGGTTGGGCAACACGGTGGAGTGGCTGTTGGGGCGCGCCCGTCCCGAGGAGCGCGTGCGCATCGCCGAGGCCTTCGCGCGGATGCGCTCCACCGAGGGGGCCCATGCCTTCCAGTTCCAGGGCCAGTGGCCGGACGGCACGGTGCACACCTACGAGGTGGTGGGCCAGTCCTTCCACGAGGAGGGCCTGCCCTTGCGCGTGCTGGGCGTGGCCATGGACATCACCGAGCGCCTGCGCTCGCAGGAGGCGGTGCGCGCGGCCGAGGAGCGCTACCGCCTGGCGGCGCTCGCCACCAACGACGTGCTCTGGGAGTGGCTGCCCTCCACGGGCCACATCTACTGGAGCGAGGCCTGCCACCGGATGCTGGGCTACGACCCCCAGGAGATGGGCGACGAGACGTGGTGGGCGGAGCAGATCCACCCGATGGACCGGGAGCGCGTGGTGGGCAGCCTGCATCGGCTGGTGGCGGAAGGGGGCGAGTCGTGGACGGCCGAGTACCGCTTCCGGAGCAAGGATGGCACGTACGTGGACGTGCTGGACCGGGGCCGGGCGGCGCGAGACGGGCGCGGCGGGGTGGCGCGGATGATCGGCTCGATGATGGACATCACCGAGCGCAAGCGGGCGCTGGAGCGCATGGCGGAGGAGGCGCGCTTCCGTGAGCGCTTCATCGGCATCCTCGGGCATGACCTGCGCTCGCCGCTGCATGCCATTGCGTTGTCGGCGCGCGAGCTGGGGCGGCGGGGGCTGCCGGTGCTGCACCAGCGGCTGTTGCAGCGCATCGAGACGAGCGCGGCGCGCATGGGGAACATGATCTCCGACATCCTGGATCTGACGCGGGCGCGGCTGGCGGGGCGCATTCCGCTGCACCTGTCGGCCACGAGCCTGCCGCAGGTGTGCCAGCAGGTGCTGGAGGAGATGACGGCGGTGCACCCCGAGCGCTCGCTGTTGTTGGACATTGAAGGGGCGTGCGAGGGGGTGTGGGACTTCGAGCGGCTCGCGCAGGTGGTGAGCAACCTGGTGGGCAACGCGCTGGAGCACACGCCGCTCGACACGCCGGTGCGGGTGCGGTGCCGGGAGGAGGGGGCGGGGTGGAGGGTGTTGGAGATCTCCAACCGGGGGACGCCCATTCCGAGCCACCTGTTGGACACGCTGTTCGATCCCTTCCGTCAGGCGGGACCGGCGAGGACGGGACGGGGGAGTGGATTGGGATTGGGGCTGTACATCGTGCGGCAGCTCGTGCTGGCGCATCAGGGCACGGTGTCGGTGCAATCCACGGCGGAGGACGGCACGACGTTCACCGTGCGCCTGCCCCGGGACTCGCAAGACACGCCCGCCGCCGCGCCCGAGGCGCTGCAGGGGATGGGGGCCACTTCGTTCCAACGGCGGTCCCAGGAGTACCCCACGGAGTAG
- a CDS encoding helix-turn-helix domain-containing protein codes for MGQPSTSKLAANVGELAREARVRAGLTQADVAERVGLATEVYGRLERGRMLPSVPSLRRLCIALRMPSDSLLGLNTGEVATWAAESTPEEYDEVPELRRLMRTLRKLDGTQLKLIGLVASALQKR; via the coding sequence ATGGGACAACCTTCGACCAGCAAGCTCGCAGCGAATGTGGGCGAGCTCGCGCGAGAGGCGCGGGTTCGTGCGGGATTGACCCAGGCGGACGTGGCGGAGCGGGTGGGGCTGGCGACCGAGGTGTACGGGCGGCTGGAGCGGGGCCGGATGTTGCCGAGCGTGCCGTCGCTGCGGCGGTTGTGCATCGCGTTGCGCATGCCGTCCGACTCGCTGTTGGGGCTCAACACCGGCGAGGTGGCGACGTGGGCGGCCGAGTCCACGCCGGAGGAGTACGACGAGGTGCCCGAGCTGCGCCGCCTCATGCGCACCCTGCGCAAGCTGGATGGGACCCAGCTCAAGCTGATCGGCCTGGTGGCCTCGGCGCTGCAGAAGCGCTAG
- a CDS encoding ATP-grasp domain-containing protein, with product MRSAPLSRPERPRVLVLCPGAWDKVALETRFEGRYELLYDGENLVESPSLWEGLRFDVFRWVERTAAAWRGQGLVGVVGTGDYPGCMLASLVGERLGLPVPAPAVVVRLSHKYYSRRIQQEWVPEATPTFEPLHPFAGPPRMERLDYPLFIKPVKGTMSIRARRVNDAREWREAVRFSWRERLEKYLLLRPYQHLLERYTDARVPAWYFIGETPLTGTQVTVDGFVEGGKAVVMGIVDSVMYPGTISFQRFEYPSVLPEPVQARMREVAVRLMEGSGFDHACFNVEMFHDAASDRVMVIEVNPRMSYQFADLYERVDGMNTYEAQLALAVGRPVPWRRRAGRDGAVASFVMRRFSDARVARVPSAEELARVKERFPGTVIQVLCAPGERLSEHDQDVGSYRYCIVNLGAPTREELLERYEQVERMLPFTWG from the coding sequence GTGAGGAGCGCACCGCTGTCGCGGCCCGAGCGCCCCCGGGTGCTCGTCCTCTGCCCGGGAGCCTGGGACAAGGTGGCGCTGGAGACGCGCTTCGAGGGGCGCTACGAGCTGCTCTACGACGGGGAGAACCTGGTGGAGAGCCCCTCGCTCTGGGAGGGCCTGCGCTTCGACGTGTTCCGCTGGGTGGAGCGCACGGCGGCGGCGTGGCGGGGCCAGGGACTCGTGGGTGTGGTGGGCACGGGGGACTATCCGGGCTGCATGCTGGCCTCGCTCGTCGGCGAGCGGCTGGGCCTGCCCGTGCCCGCGCCCGCGGTCGTGGTGCGGCTGAGCCACAAGTACTACAGCCGTCGGATCCAACAGGAGTGGGTGCCCGAGGCCACGCCCACCTTCGAGCCCCTCCATCCCTTCGCCGGGCCGCCCCGGATGGAGCGGCTCGACTACCCGCTGTTCATCAAGCCGGTGAAGGGCACCATGTCCATCCGCGCGCGGCGGGTGAACGACGCGCGGGAGTGGCGCGAGGCGGTGCGCTTCTCGTGGCGCGAGCGCCTGGAGAAGTACCTGCTGCTGCGGCCCTACCAGCACCTGCTCGAGCGCTACACGGACGCCCGGGTGCCCGCCTGGTATTTCATCGGCGAGACACCGCTCACCGGCACGCAGGTGACGGTGGATGGCTTCGTCGAGGGGGGAAAGGCCGTGGTGATGGGCATCGTCGACTCGGTGATGTACCCGGGGACGATCAGCTTCCAGCGCTTCGAGTACCCCTCGGTGCTGCCCGAGCCGGTGCAGGCGCGGATGCGCGAGGTGGCGGTGCGGCTGATGGAGGGCAGCGGCTTCGACCACGCGTGCTTCAACGTCGAGATGTTCCACGACGCGGCGAGCGACCGGGTGATGGTGATTGAAGTGAACCCGCGCATGTCCTACCAGTTCGCGGACCTCTACGAGCGGGTGGACGGGATGAACACCTACGAGGCACAGCTCGCGCTGGCGGTGGGGCGGCCGGTGCCCTGGAGGAGGCGGGCGGGGCGGGACGGCGCGGTGGCGAGCTTCGTCATGCGCCGCTTCAGCGACGCGCGGGTGGCGCGCGTGCCCTCGGCGGAGGAGCTCGCCCGGGTGAAGGAGCGCTTTCCGGGCACCGTCATCCAGGTGCTGTGCGCGCCGGGGGAGCGCTTGTCGGAGCATGACCAGGACGTGGGCAGCTACCGCTACTGCATCGTCAACCTGGGCGCCCCCACGCGCGAGGAGCTGCTCGAGCGCTACGAGCAGGTGGAGCGGATGCTGCCCTTCACCTGGGGGTGA
- a CDS encoding papain fold toxin domain-containing protein, protein MPLTQQEVLAGASSIQLRLLTYLARGDIAGAIVLYEAETGHPPPAWLLNLQGAYSTASQAVGKCQQVARTIHTAFTELGQKPQFIAFKAKADEEFIVFELASGKSPSITKNGYHVVVRLGERIYDAYTGPLGMTWKEYLSRLHAQQGIQWEVVTTP, encoded by the coding sequence ATGCCCCTGACGCAACAGGAAGTGCTGGCGGGGGCAAGTTCCATTCAACTCAGGCTCCTGACCTACCTGGCACGCGGTGACATCGCGGGTGCCATCGTACTGTACGAGGCGGAAACGGGACATCCGCCTCCGGCATGGTTGCTGAATCTGCAGGGAGCCTACAGCACAGCCAGTCAAGCCGTGGGCAAGTGTCAGCAGGTCGCGCGCACCATCCACACCGCGTTCACCGAACTCGGACAGAAACCGCAGTTCATCGCGTTCAAAGCCAAGGCAGACGAAGAATTCATTGTCTTCGAACTCGCGAGTGGGAAGAGTCCATCCATCACCAAAAATGGGTACCACGTCGTCGTCCGGTTGGGAGAACGGATCTACGACGCCTATACAGGGCCTCTTGGGATGACATGGAAGGAGTACCTGTCCAGACTGCACGCACAACAGGGAATCCAATGGGAGGTGGTGACGACGCCATGA
- a CDS encoding head protein, producing MRPGELSLEALELLGRRWEEASSPEEKERLLLAMDALRFVSATGQTYDLEDYRKSLEAQAPPLVVATFDTREAADDWLKASPRPPYHAYVLIAGEYHIVMYIPEMNHRRLISHPVLEFYLADMIREGLPAPVATFKTHEEAQAWIDHQPEPPRQVFITIAGDYYLAVYHHRVNLRAMYPISMAAKSEKNDLAEN from the coding sequence ATGAGACCTGGTGAACTCTCCCTTGAAGCCTTGGAACTCCTTGGGCGACGCTGGGAAGAAGCATCTTCCCCAGAAGAGAAAGAACGGCTTCTCCTCGCCATGGATGCACTCAGGTTCGTGTCGGCGACCGGCCAGACCTACGACCTCGAGGACTATCGCAAGAGCCTTGAAGCCCAGGCGCCTCCTCTTGTGGTCGCGACCTTCGACACGCGCGAGGCGGCTGATGACTGGCTGAAGGCCAGCCCCAGGCCACCGTATCATGCCTATGTATTGATCGCGGGCGAGTATCACATCGTCATGTATATCCCGGAGATGAATCACCGCAGGCTGATCTCCCATCCCGTTCTCGAGTTCTATCTCGCGGACATGATTCGAGAGGGGCTTCCCGCACCGGTCGCGACCTTCAAGACGCACGAGGAAGCCCAGGCGTGGATTGACCATCAACCCGAGCCGCCACGTCAGGTCTTCATCACCATCGCAGGCGACTACTACCTCGCCGTGTACCACCACCGGGTAAATCTCCGCGCGATGTATCCCATCTCCATGGCCGCGAAGTCGGAGAAGAATGACCTGGCGGAGAATTGA
- a CDS encoding sulfatase-like hydrolase/transferase, giving the protein MFAASALLVLAALAGGLAPPLALALAAGSLGGWAGVGLVPSLRAGGPDGVRHFFIERPRPEPPGFQPRPEHAPLLTQAPRPPRPSAAHGLLRGEDVLLFTFESVGQCHLDAVSPGGARAPFLEGLWPRALRSRHHACVSPTTNNAHRALYTSGYGEGPSASLGALREAGYRTVYLTTARTADYGLREILDAAGFSHVIDREDLETPGEGAPSDQVLLTRGLERLAAVLAGHRPLLLHVHATHTHVPYRVAEPERFHRFDMAEDRGRFFNGIEEGDWLFGALRDGLRERGLVEEPLVVLSSDHGQAFGALGYQSHGSAVTREELDVPLVMHHPRLPAREVAFSSHFDVMPTVVDLLGLGHDTPVWGESLLHEDRRPELLVWAGHPSRRTTSHYGLLLRGEKLMVDLTLGRCLRMDWGEEHVETVEGAEKEYLEALVSRLMSLRGVT; this is encoded by the coding sequence GTGTTCGCCGCCAGTGCGCTGCTCGTCCTGGCCGCCCTGGCCGGAGGGCTGGCGCCGCCCCTCGCCCTGGCACTGGCCGCGGGAAGCCTGGGCGGGTGGGCCGGAGTGGGGCTCGTGCCCTCGCTCCGCGCGGGAGGGCCCGACGGGGTGCGCCACTTCTTCATCGAGCGGCCCCGGCCCGAGCCGCCCGGCTTCCAGCCCCGGCCGGAGCACGCGCCCCTGCTCACCCAGGCCCCGCGCCCTCCCCGTCCGAGCGCCGCGCATGGCCTGCTCCGGGGAGAGGACGTGCTGCTGTTCACCTTCGAGTCCGTGGGCCAGTGCCACCTGGACGCCGTGTCGCCGGGGGGAGCCCGCGCGCCCTTCCTGGAGGGGCTGTGGCCCCGGGCGCTGCGCTCGCGCCACCACGCGTGCGTGTCACCGACGACGAACAACGCGCACCGGGCGCTCTACACGAGCGGCTATGGCGAGGGCCCCTCGGCGAGCCTGGGCGCGCTGCGGGAGGCGGGCTACCGCACCGTGTACCTCACCACCGCGCGCACGGCCGACTATGGCCTGCGGGAGATCCTCGACGCGGCGGGCTTCTCTCATGTCATCGACCGGGAGGACCTGGAGACGCCGGGAGAAGGGGCGCCGTCGGACCAGGTGCTGCTGACCCGGGGCCTCGAGCGGCTCGCGGCGGTGCTGGCGGGACACCGGCCCTTGCTGCTGCACGTGCACGCCACGCACACGCACGTGCCCTACCGGGTCGCCGAGCCGGAGCGCTTCCACCGCTTCGACATGGCCGAGGACCGGGGCCGCTTCTTCAATGGCATCGAGGAGGGGGACTGGCTCTTCGGGGCGCTGCGGGACGGCCTGCGCGAGCGGGGCCTCGTCGAGGAGCCGCTGGTGGTGCTCAGCAGCGACCACGGCCAGGCGTTCGGCGCGCTGGGCTACCAGTCCCACGGCAGCGCGGTGACGCGCGAGGAGCTGGACGTGCCCCTGGTGATGCACCACCCGCGGCTGCCCGCGCGGGAGGTGGCCTTCTCCTCGCACTTCGACGTGATGCCCACGGTGGTGGACCTGCTGGGGCTCGGCCATGACACGCCCGTGTGGGGCGAGTCCCTGCTGCACGAGGACCGGCGGCCCGAGCTGCTCGTGTGGGCGGGCCATCCCTCGCGCCGGACCACGTCTCATTATGGCTTGTTGCTGCGGGGGGAGAAGCTGATGGTGGACCTGACGCTGGGCCGGTGCCTGCGCATGGACTGGGGGGAGGAGCACGTGGAGACGGTCGAGGGGGCGGAGAAGGAGTACCTCGAGGCGCTGGTGTCCCGGTTGATGAGCCTGCGGGGTGTCACGTGA
- a CDS encoding metallophosphoesterase has translation MALRLARRRSALETAPTASGSAALSLQRNTMRRNELKAPGPDPLRPEARLRWRDHFTLSENVLHVPGMHREHDGLRIAHLSDIHVGQATSAVRIRRAVAEVNAREPDVIFLTGDYVTHSPKPLPRVIELLAGFNRPVFAVLGNHDHWVDARYLRTGFERLGYTVLQNEHRVVQVRGAPLTVLGIDDGRTHRDDVEATFRGAPESGTRLVLTHAPPTVEKLPENGNLVQFSGHTHGGQFVVRGLTEAIFRRAGQPYIQGHYHVRGNQLYVNMGLGFGFGGPYLRRGTYPEVAFFTLRHAETASAH, from the coding sequence ATGGCCCTGAGACTCGCCCGCCGCCGCTCCGCCCTTGAGACCGCCCCGACCGCTTCTGGCTCCGCCGCGCTGTCCCTGCAGCGCAACACCATGCGGCGCAACGAGCTGAAAGCGCCGGGGCCGGATCCGCTGCGGCCCGAGGCCCGACTGCGCTGGAGGGATCACTTCACGCTGTCGGAGAACGTGCTGCACGTGCCGGGGATGCACCGGGAGCATGACGGACTGCGCATCGCGCACCTGTCGGACATCCACGTGGGTCAGGCCACGTCGGCGGTGCGCATCCGGCGCGCGGTGGCCGAGGTGAACGCGCGCGAGCCGGACGTCATCTTCCTCACGGGCGACTACGTGACGCACAGCCCCAAGCCGCTGCCGCGCGTCATCGAGCTGCTGGCGGGCTTCAACCGGCCGGTGTTCGCGGTGCTGGGCAATCATGACCATTGGGTGGACGCGCGCTACCTGCGCACGGGCTTCGAGCGCCTGGGCTACACGGTGTTGCAGAACGAGCACCGGGTGGTGCAGGTGCGGGGCGCACCGCTGACGGTGCTGGGCATCGATGATGGGCGCACGCACCGGGACGACGTGGAGGCGACGTTCCGGGGGGCGCCCGAGTCCGGCACGCGGCTGGTGCTCACGCACGCGCCGCCCACCGTCGAGAAGCTGCCGGAGAATGGCAATCTGGTGCAGTTCTCCGGGCACACGCACGGCGGGCAGTTCGTGGTGCGAGGGCTCACGGAGGCCATCTTCCGGCGTGCGGGCCAGCCGTACATCCAGGGCCACTACCACGTGCGTGGCAATCAATTGTACGTGAACATGGGTCTGGGTTTTGGCTTTGGCGGTCCATACCTGCGCCGCGGCACCTATCCCGAGGTGGCGTTCTTCACCCTGCGCCACGCCGAGACGGCGAGCGCGCACTGA
- a CDS encoding TonB family protein, with translation MVVDERRCGVGGALPLLGVLLAVLLPLAPARAQVPNTPQGGLGELTDVPRSTEDAGVVSTERDVLREDGGFSLGGAEGSDGGTPRFEPPALLADSPARYPEALAAQPVAGTVRLELLVAEDGEVDEARLLQGVHPLLDQAALHAATRLLFSPAKVEGVPVPVRLTFEYHFQAPAAPAEVSSAGEPLPPISLRGLVRTKGNRQPIIGAVLEFDGVRDAPVETGVDGRFEARLAPGSHTVRITAAGHKPGFFREALQAGEALEVVYGLEPLVVNPYETVVRGDRERTEVSRVTLHDAELREVPGTLGDPFRVVMLMPGVGSMLSGVSYPVVRGSQPAATGYFLDGIRVPILFHLFLGPAVIHPDFIDTIDFYPGNPPTPYGRITGGAVEGRLTRPRDDRLHGSAYADFLNAGLFLEYPFQSTGTNVSVAGRLSYTPWLIALAANALQPPGFNDSKLVLDFYDYQARVEQKVGPGRLRLFAFGSSDTFGTRAMTDEGSTNLLSVLFHRLDLRYTHPVAGGELEGGVTVGLDRFAVQGGVSDGDGLTVNVDQRNVTARLRYTRELGQGLSLRGGLEVENTRALVYLLSRSQLPEGGIDEVRIDQPLAIATFSGLWSELTWKPEGSRWTVVPGLRLDNYYLSGGVNAFVAEPRVTARHKLTDTLTLKGGVGLYHQTPTTLISLPVVDIGALKQGLQQAVQISAGVEYQGLAGFDVSLDGYVNPMPRTMELTPFGAESPPSNPQPPPDPDGGEPGRPRPPPTTVGQGSVRGLARQEQPIPDISGLGSPSRGLSYGLELLIRRPLGGNWFGWLSYSLQRSTRLTRFYRYDASGQVIGQAEGNLPYVFDQTHVANLVLSYKFANNFTLGGVLHFNSGRPETGNLTSRTQVEGTDFLGRPSWVPVDLDRADRLPPFFRFDLRLSKAWAYETFSLEAYLDMLNVTLSQEVLAFNYEGGFGVPLNKTATSLPIALPILGLKGRF, from the coding sequence ATGGTGGTCGACGAGCGGCGATGCGGCGTGGGTGGTGCTCTGCCTCTGTTGGGCGTGTTGCTCGCCGTGCTGCTTCCGCTCGCGCCGGCCCGCGCCCAGGTGCCCAATACGCCGCAAGGTGGCCTCGGCGAGCTGACGGACGTGCCCCGCTCCACGGAGGACGCGGGCGTCGTGTCCACCGAGCGAGACGTGCTGCGCGAGGACGGCGGCTTCAGCCTGGGTGGCGCGGAGGGCTCGGACGGTGGCACCCCGCGCTTCGAGCCCCCGGCGCTCCTGGCCGACTCGCCCGCGCGCTACCCCGAGGCGCTCGCCGCCCAGCCGGTGGCGGGCACGGTGCGCCTGGAGCTGCTGGTGGCCGAGGATGGCGAGGTGGACGAGGCGCGGCTGCTCCAGGGCGTCCACCCGTTGCTCGACCAGGCCGCGCTGCACGCCGCGACGCGCCTGCTCTTCTCTCCCGCGAAGGTGGAGGGCGTGCCGGTGCCGGTACGGCTCACCTTCGAGTACCACTTCCAGGCGCCCGCGGCCCCCGCCGAGGTCTCCTCCGCCGGCGAGCCCCTGCCGCCCATCTCCTTGCGCGGACTGGTGCGCACCAAGGGCAACCGCCAGCCCATCATCGGCGCCGTGCTCGAGTTCGACGGGGTGCGCGATGCGCCCGTGGAGACGGGGGTGGACGGCCGCTTCGAGGCCCGGCTCGCTCCGGGCTCGCACACCGTGCGCATTACCGCGGCCGGCCACAAACCCGGCTTCTTCCGCGAGGCGCTCCAGGCTGGCGAGGCGCTCGAGGTGGTGTACGGCCTGGAGCCGCTCGTGGTGAATCCCTACGAGACGGTGGTGCGCGGTGATCGCGAGCGCACCGAGGTGTCTCGCGTCACCCTGCATGACGCCGAGCTGCGGGAGGTTCCCGGCACCCTGGGAGACCCCTTCCGCGTCGTCATGCTCATGCCCGGCGTGGGCAGCATGCTCTCGGGCGTGTCCTACCCGGTGGTGCGCGGCAGCCAGCCGGCCGCCACCGGCTACTTCCTCGACGGCATCCGCGTCCCCATCCTCTTCCACCTCTTCCTCGGGCCCGCGGTCATCCACCCGGACTTCATCGACACCATCGACTTCTACCCCGGCAACCCGCCCACCCCATATGGCCGCATCACCGGTGGCGCGGTGGAGGGCCGGCTCACGCGCCCGCGTGATGATCGGCTGCACGGCAGCGCCTACGCGGACTTCCTCAACGCTGGCCTCTTCCTCGAGTACCCCTTCCAGTCCACGGGCACCAACGTCTCGGTGGCCGGACGCCTGTCGTACACGCCCTGGCTGATCGCGCTCGCGGCCAACGCGCTGCAGCCACCCGGCTTCAACGACTCGAAGCTGGTGCTGGACTTCTACGACTACCAGGCGCGCGTCGAGCAGAAGGTGGGGCCGGGACGGCTGCGCCTGTTCGCCTTCGGCTCCTCGGACACCTTCGGCACCCGGGCGATGACGGACGAGGGCTCCACCAACCTGTTGTCCGTGCTCTTCCACCGCCTGGACCTGCGCTACACCCATCCCGTCGCCGGTGGCGAGCTGGAGGGCGGGGTCACCGTGGGCCTGGATCGCTTCGCCGTCCAGGGCGGGGTCTCCGATGGCGATGGCCTCACCGTGAACGTGGACCAGCGCAACGTGACCGCCCGCCTGCGCTACACGCGCGAGCTGGGCCAGGGACTGTCATTGCGCGGCGGCCTGGAGGTGGAGAACACGCGCGCGCTCGTGTACCTGCTCTCCCGCAGCCAGTTGCCGGAGGGCGGCATCGATGAGGTGCGCATCGATCAACCCCTGGCGATCGCCACCTTCAGCGGCTTGTGGTCCGAGCTCACCTGGAAGCCCGAGGGCTCGCGCTGGACGGTGGTGCCCGGCCTGCGCCTGGACAACTACTACCTGTCGGGCGGCGTCAACGCGTTCGTGGCCGAGCCTCGGGTGACGGCGCGCCACAAGCTGACGGACACGCTCACGCTCAAGGGCGGCGTGGGCCTCTACCACCAGACGCCCACCACGCTCATCAGCCTGCCCGTCGTCGACATCGGGGCCCTCAAGCAGGGCCTGCAGCAGGCGGTGCAGATCTCCGCGGGCGTGGAGTACCAGGGCCTCGCGGGCTTCGACGTGAGCCTGGATGGCTACGTCAACCCGATGCCGCGCACCATGGAGCTCACGCCCTTCGGCGCCGAGTCTCCGCCGTCCAACCCGCAGCCACCCCCGGATCCCGACGGAGGTGAGCCCGGACGTCCCCGGCCGCCCCCCACCACCGTGGGTCAGGGCTCCGTGCGCGGCCTGGCGAGGCAGGAGCAGCCCATTCCGGACATCAGCGGGCTGGGCAGCCCCAGCCGGGGCCTGTCCTATGGCCTGGAGCTGCTCATCCGCCGTCCCCTGGGCGGCAACTGGTTCGGCTGGCTGTCCTACTCCCTGCAGCGCAGCACCCGCCTCACCCGCTTCTACCGCTACGACGCGAGCGGGCAGGTCATCGGCCAGGCCGAGGGGAACCTGCCCTACGTCTTCGACCAGACGCACGTGGCCAACCTGGTGCTCAGCTACAAGTTCGCCAACAACTTCACCCTGGGCGGCGTGCTGCACTTCAACAGCGGCCGGCCCGAGACCGGCAACCTCACCAGCCGCACCCAGGTGGAGGGCACGGACTTCCTCGGCCGGCCCTCGTGGGTTCCCGTGGACCTGGACCGGGCGGACCGGCTGCCGCCCTTCTTCCGCTTCGACCTGCGCCTGTCCAAGGCGTGGGCCTACGAGACCTTCTCGCTCGAGGCCTACCTGGACATGCTCAACGTCACCCTCAGCCAGGAGGTGCTGGCTTTCAACTACGAGGGTGGTTTTGGCGTGCCCTTGAACAAGACGGCCACGTCACTCCCCATCGCCCTACCCATTCTCGGGCTCAAAGGCCGTTTTTAA